A window of the Dyadobacter pollutisoli genome harbors these coding sequences:
- a CDS encoding helix-turn-helix domain-containing protein — protein sequence MHFIHHIMHERHHLVLVVCLNMLKGSNLNINEISFLLGFDDPNYFSRLFKRNVGLTPHVFREQSLN from the coding sequence ATGCATTTCATCCATCATATCATGCATGAGCGTCATCATTTGGTTCTGGTTGTGTGCCTGAATATGCTGAAAGGGAGTAATTTGAATATCAATGAAATTTCCTTCCTACTTGGTTTTGATGACCCTAATTACTTTTCGCGATTGTTCAAACGAAATGTTGGATTAACGCCACATGTTTTCAGAGAGCAAAGCTTGAATTAG